The window ACAGGCAAGCCCGCAGCTACAGATCAGATGGACCATTCCAGGCAGGCGACTGCCTTGTTCGAGCCAACATGGAGCGTACCAACAATGTCCGCAGCCAAGAAATCCAAGGGTAAAACCCAACAGACCAAACTGTTCGTGCTCGACACCAATGTGCTGATGCACGACCCAACCAGCTTGTTCCGTTTCGAAGAGCACGATATCTATCTACCCATGATGACGCTGGAGGAGCTCGACAACAATAAGAAAGGTATGTCAGAAGTAGCACGTAACGCACGGCAGGCCAGCCGGTTTCTGGATGAACTGGTGAGTGGCTGGCACGATGCTGGTATCGAGGATGGCATCCCGCTGTCCAGCCGTGACGAACATGCCGCCACAGGTCATTTGTTCCTGCAGACCCAGGCCATTAATACCGAACTGCCGTTACGCCTACCTGTCGGCAAGGCAGACAACCAGATTCTGGGCGTGGTGATGTATCTGCAGCAGGTATTCCCCAAACGGGAAGTCATCCTGGTGTCGAAAGACATCAACATGCGCATCAAAGCCCGCGCATTGGGCTTTGCGGCGGAGGACTACTTCAACGACAAGGTGCTGGAAGACACCGATCTACTGTACACCGGTGTGATGGAATTGCCTGCCGACTTCTGGGATAAACATGGCAAAGGCATGGAAAGCTGGCAGGAAAACGGCCGCGCCTACTATCGCGTCAACGGCCCTTTGTGCAATGCCATGCTGGTGAACCAATTTGTGTATCAAGAAGGCGGAGACAAGCCATTCTTCGCCATCGTCAAACAGCAGACTGCCAAGCAGGCTGTGCTGGAAGTGCTGAAGGACTACAGCCATCAGAAAAACAATGTATGGGGCATCACCGCCCGCAACCGCGAACAGAACTTTGCATTAAACCTGTTATTGAACCCGGACATTGACTTCATCACCTTACTGGGTCAGGCCGGTACAGGCAAAACGCTGCTGACGCTGGCCGCAAGCCTCGCCCAAACCCTCGAACACAAAGTCTTCAGCGAGATCATCATGACCCGTGTCACGGTACCCGTCGGTGAAGACATCGGCTTCCTGCCGGGTACGGAAGAAGAAAAAATGGCACCGTGGATGGGGGCGCTGGAAGACAATCTGGACGTACTGAACCAGAATGATCAGGAAGCGGGTGAATGGGGCCGTGCCGCCACACGTGATCTGATTCGCAGTCGCATCAAGGTCAAGTCACTGAACTTCATGCGCGGACGTACCTTCATCAACAAATTCCTGATCATCGATGAAGCGCAGAACCTGACTCCAAAGCAGATGAAGACGCTGATCACCCGTGCCGGCCCCGGTACCAAGGTGGTTTGTCTGGGCAACATCGCACAGATCGATACGCCATATCTGACCGAAGGCAGTTCGGGTCTGACTTATGTAGTCGATCGTTTCAAAGGCTGGGGCCACAGTGGCCACATCACCTTGCAACGTGGTGAACGCTCGCGGCTTGCGGATTACGCTGCGGAAGTCCTATAACGGTGTAGAAGCGGCCCGTAAGGCGCTGTTGATCTTGCTTCATCGCCCGCGCCGAAATGAACCCAAGAGTCGGCGCGGCGCGCTGGTTTATGCCCACCGGCTACAAACCTGATCGCAGACCGGCTGCGGAGCATGGAACAGCGTCATCAGTACCTTTCACAGGCCCATACCTGACAATAATCATTCGCAGACGATCTCGTCAATTCGAGGGGATATGACCATTCTGGCCATTTTCAACCAGAAAGGCGGCGTTGGAAAAACCACCACTGCCCTGAATCTTGCCGCCGCCATGGCCCACAACGGCATGGAACCCTTGCTGATTGATCTGGACCCCCAAGCCCACCTGACTGCCATCTGCGGCGTAACCGTGCCCTCAGAAGAAAGTATCTACTCCTTTTACAAGGACAACCGGCCATTAACCGAACTGGTCAAGCCACTGCCCAATGGAATCAACCTGATACCGTCTCATGTCGAGCTGTCAAAAGTGGATACGCTCTACCGCAAGACCGGTGGCGTAATCATGCGTTTACGACATGCACTTTACGATGAAATGCTGGCCGGGGCTGGGGTACCCATCCTGGTGGATTGCTGCCCATTTCTGGGCATTTTATCGATCAATGCCATTGCCGCTGCAGATGGCATGATTATCCCAATTGCGGCCGAGTACCTGGCCATGAAAGGGGCAACACAACTGGAAAACACACTGGAAGCCATGTCCAGGTTGGCAGACAAGCGCATTCCACGGCGCTTTGTCGTCACACGCTTTGTGCCCAATCGGCGTCTATCGGCCCACATCATTGCCGAAATGCAGGAACGCTATGGCGTTGAACTATGCAAGACGCGCATCCACGAGAATTCGGCCATCACCGAATCAGCTGGTTACAATCAGGACATCTTTTCGTTCTCGCCCAAAAGCAAAGGGGCCAAGGATTATGGCTTTCTTCTGGATGAATTGGTCGAATGCGGTTTCATCCAGTCGGTCAAACGCTGACGTAGCTCATGACGGTGGTTACCTCCGCCTCCTCAACTGGCTGTTGCCCCCATATCCCGCATGCGCTGTAACCAGCTTGCCTGCTTGGGTTCACTCAGCGTGTCCACCATCCCGATCAATGTATCCGCCACCGGATGCACTCCCACAAACGCCAAGATATTGCGTTTGAGATTCTTGATACTATGCGCGCCGTAATACCATCGATAAAACAGCGCGGGCATACCCATGGTCACCACCACACGCGCCCGCTTACCCGCCAATGGACGATGAGTATGGCTACCCGGCAGCATCAGGGTAGTACCAGGGCGCAATATTTGCTCCAGAAAACCTTTCAGCAAGGCTGGCATATCCCCCAGCCATAGTGGGAAGAACAGCACCAGCAGGTCACTGCGCAGCAACAATTGCTGTGCGTGCAGCAAGCTCTCCGGGGTTTCACCATGATCCCAGTCAGCCTTGGTACGCAGCAGCGGAAAATCCAGTCGCGCCACATCAATCACCTCCACCTGATGCCCAGCCAGCAGTGCACCTTCGCGATACGCTGCCGCCAGCGCATGGCAAAAGTGAGTACCGGATGGGTCCGGGTGTCCCTGAATGATGATGATATTGAACGGCATGGATAGATAGTATGAGCTGGCGAATCGACCAGGCTTGGCATTAACTTGACTATAACAAACCACGCCGTGTCCGACAGACAAAGCATGCCGACCGGTATCAATCAGTAGTCCACCAATCAATTACGCGTCCGGTCTCAACCAAGGCAGCCTCGACCGCAGCCAGCCGCTTGGGTGGCACCAACAAGACGGTCAAGGTGTCGTCCCCGTCGCTCAGCCATACGAAACGCGCACCAGTTGCCGCTTCTATTTCGGCCAGCAAGGTCACGAAGATATCGTAACTGTGTTCGAGGTGTACCACTCGCGTCAGCAGCATGGAAGTATCCAGCGAAATCGACCAGTCATCTGCCAAGTGCGCCAGCTCTGCCAGTAAACTATTTGCAGTGGCCTGTTCGTCATCCTTTTGCCACGAGACAGCAGGAAGCG of the Chitinivorax sp. B genome contains:
- a CDS encoding PhoH family protein → MSAAKKSKGKTQQTKLFVLDTNVLMHDPTSLFRFEEHDIYLPMMTLEELDNNKKGMSEVARNARQASRFLDELVSGWHDAGIEDGIPLSSRDEHAATGHLFLQTQAINTELPLRLPVGKADNQILGVVMYLQQVFPKREVILVSKDINMRIKARALGFAAEDYFNDKVLEDTDLLYTGVMELPADFWDKHGKGMESWQENGRAYYRVNGPLCNAMLVNQFVYQEGGDKPFFAIVKQQTAKQAVLEVLKDYSHQKNNVWGITARNREQNFALNLLLNPDIDFITLLGQAGTGKTLLTLAASLAQTLEHKVFSEIIMTRVTVPVGEDIGFLPGTEEEKMAPWMGALEDNLDVLNQNDQEAGEWGRAATRDLIRSRIKVKSLNFMRGRTFINKFLIIDEAQNLTPKQMKTLITRAGPGTKVVCLGNIAQIDTPYLTEGSSGLTYVVDRFKGWGHSGHITLQRGERSRLADYAAEVL
- a CDS encoding ParA family protein; the protein is MTILAIFNQKGGVGKTTTALNLAAAMAHNGMEPLLIDLDPQAHLTAICGVTVPSEESIYSFYKDNRPLTELVKPLPNGINLIPSHVELSKVDTLYRKTGGVIMRLRHALYDEMLAGAGVPILVDCCPFLGILSINAIAAADGMIIPIAAEYLAMKGATQLENTLEAMSRLADKRIPRRFVVTRFVPNRRLSAHIIAEMQERYGVELCKTRIHENSAITESAGYNQDIFSFSPKSKGAKDYGFLLDELVECGFIQSVKR
- a CDS encoding NAD(P)H-dependent oxidoreductase: MPFNIIIIQGHPDPSGTHFCHALAAAYREGALLAGHQVEVIDVARLDFPLLRTKADWDHGETPESLLHAQQLLLRSDLLVLFFPLWLGDMPALLKGFLEQILRPGTTLMLPGSHTHRPLAGKRARVVVTMGMPALFYRWYYGAHSIKNLKRNILAFVGVHPVADTLIGMVDTLSEPKQASWLQRMRDMGATAS